A window from Melopsittacus undulatus isolate bMelUnd1 chromosome Z, bMelUnd1.mat.Z, whole genome shotgun sequence encodes these proteins:
- the B3GNT9 gene encoding UDP-GlcNAc:betaGal beta-1,3-N-acetylglucosaminyltransferase 9: protein MRVRLKGDAICTLFLLVVLCSLLYSQLEHLVPVGNKELTQKKPSVTSKTFSDSRAPWRLMPVEATEHRLQVTPILRQRKVANKRVQATTPSPLNDSAFKGYLLNKDNRNFNLLINQPKKCRRTPGGPFLLIAIKSVVEDFDRREIVRKTWGREGLVNGEQIQRVFLLGTPKNRTVLATWETLIHQESQTYRDILLWDFMDTFFNLTLKEIHFLNWAAEFCHNVKFIFKGDADVFVNVENIIDFLERHDPTEDLFVGDIIYNARPIRVRKSKYYIPETMYGLSIYPAYAGGGGFLLSSHTMRKLSRACKEVELFPIDDVFLGMCLQRINLKPILHEGFKTFGIVKPSAAPHLQTFDPCFYKDLMVVHSLKVAEIWLMWNLLHSPHLSCTQKKQVKKPFQWKKKAQTTNAGITPQIMQGDWSRNT, encoded by the coding sequence ATGAGAGTTCGTCTCAAAGGGGATGCGATCTGTACCCTTTTCCTGCTGGTAGTGCTTTGCTCTTTGCTCTACTCCCAGCTGGAACATTTAGTCCCTGTAGGAAACAAGGAGCTGACACAGAAGAAGCCTTCAGTAACATCAAAAACGTTTTCTGACTCCAGAGCACCTTGGAGACTGATGCCAGTAGAGGCAACTGAACACAGGCTCCAAGTAACTCCCATCCTTAGACAAAGAAAAGTGGCCAACAAAAGGGTCCAAGCAACAACTCCATCACCATTGAATGATTCTGCCTTCAAGGGCTATCTCCTAAACAAGGATAACAGGAACTTCAATCTCCTCATTAACCAGCCCAAGAAATGCAGGAGAACACCTGGAGGTCCCTTTCTGCTCATTGCTATCAAATCAGTAGTTGAAGACTTTGACAGACGTGAGATTGTCCGGAAAACTTGGGGCAGGGAGGGTCTGGTGAATGGGGAGCAGATTCAGCGGGTGTTCCTTCTGGGAACACCAAAGAATAGAACAGTGCTGGCCACGTGGGAGACCCTGATCCACCAGGAGAGTCAGACATACCGGGACATTTTACTCTGGGACTTCATGGACACTTTCTTCAACCTGACCCTGAAGGAGATCCACTTCCTAAACTGGGCTGCTGAGTTCTGCCACAAtgtgaagtttatttttaaaggtgatGCTGATGTTTTTGTCAATGTTGAGAACATCATTGACTTCCTTGAGAGACATGACCCCACCGAGGACCTCTTTGTTGGAGACATCATCTACAATGCTCGCCCTATCCGTGTCCGAAAGAGCAAATACTACATCCCAGAGACCATGTATGGGCTAAGCATCTATCCAGCCTATGCAGGGGGAGGAGGCTTTTTGCTGTCCAGCCACACCATGAGGAAGCTTTCTAGGGCTTGCAAAGAAGTGGAACTCTTCCCCATTGACGATGTCTTTTTGGGCATGTGCTTACAGAGAATCAATCTCAAACCCATCTTGCATGAAGGATTCAAGACCTTTGGAATTGTCAAGCCCtctgctgccccacacctgcagaCATTTGACCCCTGTTTTTACAAAGATCTCATGGTAGTCCACAGTCTGAAAGTTGCTGAAATCTGGCTAATGTGGAACCTGCTCCACAGCCCACATCTATCCTGCACTCAGAAGAAGCAAGTGAAGAAACCtttccagtggaaaaagaaagctcAAACAACAAATGCAGGCATCACCCCTCAGATAATGCAGGGAGACTGGAGCAGAAACACATAG
- the TRADD gene encoding tumor necrosis factor receptor type 1-associated DEATH domain protein isoform X1 has product MANSSAPWIGCAYLFLQSTCKTIILPSLYESSQKKPSVFKALKLALADSTGSINGVDMLKVHCSHPHLIIQLKFCKQENCRRFLQSYREGALQESLQKHLQLSLAISTVPLEMELKAGSEHLDSMLKDEDHCLECIYREKPDRLRDEEITELEKCLERLIVHQSINNTAAKDCTSLNSQSLPGPSQGNSLSPQVTFTFQGQEFDSLSKVPLSSGAHGNLPSISSSFKSIHRCLHCRDSKEKGFPVIFHGGIVLSTWLVWDHSSGCLMLPFPD; this is encoded by the exons CCGTCTCTCTACGAAAGCTCCCAGAAGAAACCTAGTGTGTTCAAAGCACTGAAGCTGGCATTAGCAG ACTCCACTGGCAGCATAAATGGTGTGGACATGCTCAAAGTGCACTGCAGCCACCCACACCTGATAATCCAGCTCAAGTTCTGCAAGCAGGAGAACTGCCGCCGGTTCCTGCAGAGCTACCGGGAAGGAGCACTCCAGGAGTCCCTCCAGAAACACCTCCAGCTCTCCTTAGCCATAAGCACAGTGCCTCTTGAAATGGAGCTGAAGGCTGGAAGTGAGCACCTCGACAGCATGCTAAAGGATGAGGATCACTGCCTGGAATGTATCTACAGAGAAAAG CCAGACCGCCTGAGGGATGAGGAGATCACAGAGCTTGAGAAATGCCTGGAGAGACTGATTGTTCATCAGAGCATCAACAACACGGCTGCAAAAGACTGCACATCTCTCAACTCCCAATCTCTACCTGGCCCTTCTCAAGGCAACTCCCTTTCCCCACAGGTCACCTTCACCTTTCAGGGACAAGAGTTTG ATTCCCTCTCAAAAGTGCCATTAAGTTCTGGAGCTCATGGCAACCTTCCTTCAATCTCATCATCTTTTAAGAGCATTCACAGGTGCCTCCATTGCAGAGACTCGAAGGAAAAGGGTTTTCCAGTGATATTCCATGGTGGAATTGTCTTGAGCACATGGCTGGTTTGGGACCATAGCAGTGGCTGTTTAATGCTGCCTTTTCCAGATtag
- the TRADD gene encoding tumor necrosis factor receptor type 1-associated DEATH domain protein isoform X2 — protein MANSSAPWIGCAYLFLQSTCKTIILPSLYESSQKKPSVFKALKLALADSTGSINGVDMLKVHCSHPHLIIQLKFCKQENCRRFLQSYREGALQESLQKHLQLSLAISTVPLEMELKAGSEHLDSMLKDEDHCLECIYREKPDRLRDEEITELEKCLERLIVHQSINNTAAKDCTSLNSQSLPGPSQGNSLSPQVTFTFQGQEFDNRTLTPDDHQKFAKLVSKKWKQVGRSLQKNCRALRDPVIDNLALEYDREGLYEQAYQLLLRFRESEGQKATIGRLIAALEENGLISLAEELLGLHASQD, from the exons CCGTCTCTCTACGAAAGCTCCCAGAAGAAACCTAGTGTGTTCAAAGCACTGAAGCTGGCATTAGCAG ACTCCACTGGCAGCATAAATGGTGTGGACATGCTCAAAGTGCACTGCAGCCACCCACACCTGATAATCCAGCTCAAGTTCTGCAAGCAGGAGAACTGCCGCCGGTTCCTGCAGAGCTACCGGGAAGGAGCACTCCAGGAGTCCCTCCAGAAACACCTCCAGCTCTCCTTAGCCATAAGCACAGTGCCTCTTGAAATGGAGCTGAAGGCTGGAAGTGAGCACCTCGACAGCATGCTAAAGGATGAGGATCACTGCCTGGAATGTATCTACAGAGAAAAG CCAGACCGCCTGAGGGATGAGGAGATCACAGAGCTTGAGAAATGCCTGGAGAGACTGATTGTTCATCAGAGCATCAACAACACGGCTGCAAAAGACTGCACATCTCTCAACTCCCAATCTCTACCTGGCCCTTCTCAAGGCAACTCCCTTTCCCCACAGGTCACCTTCACCTTTCAGGGACAAGAGTTTG ACAACAGAACGCTCACACCAGATGACCACCAGAAGTTTGCCAAGCTTGTGTCAAAGAAATGGAAGCAAGTGGGTCGCTCTTTGCAGAAGAACTGCCGGGCCCTACGTGATCCTGTCATTGATAACCTGGCTCTCGAGTATGACCGAGAGGGACTATATGAACAAGCCtaccagctgctgctcaggttTAGGGAGTCAGAGGGGCAGAAGGCCACAATAGGACGGCTCATTGCAGCCCTGGAAGAAAATGGTCTTATCAGCTTGGCTGAGGAGCTCCTGGGCCTCCATGCCAGTCAGGACTGA